In Rubritalea squalenifaciens DSM 18772, the sequence TAGCATACACCTCATGATGAGGTGTCTCTTGAGGCTATCAGGCAAAGGGCACGGAAAAGGGAATGAGCTTCGTAAAGCCCATTCCCCTCTCTAAGTTACGCTATGAAAATGTAGTGAAATTAGTCTCCTGGTACGGTGAGGACCGTGCCGGATTCCGGCTCCCAAAGTTCCAGGTTGGCTGGGATGTTGAACGGTGTCTCGTCTGTGTTTTGGCCTACCTTGGCTTCTTTGGCGGAAACTTTAACCGTGCGTAGCTCGATGCGGTCCTTGTGGACATGAGTCCAGTCAAAGCTGTTGAAGGTGCCAGCGGCGGCGATCCATGGCTTTAGGTCTTGGGCTGCACGCAGAGGTGCACCCCAGCAGCCCTCACCTGTGTAGACGGTGGCTTTCGGGTCGTTGGAGGATTCAATGAATCCCTCAGTGCTGCCTTCGCCATTGAATGGTCTGACGGGCTTGGTGCGTTTCACCGCGTGTGAGTCGGACTCAAAGACTAGATCCACGCCGTGCAGGTAGAAAAGGGGAGCCCAGTGGTCATACTCGTCGGTACCTTCTTTTTTAGCTGCGACAACGGGGCGCATCGGTTTGTGGTATCCGGCGACAAGGTGTCTGGTCTTGCTGGAATGAGAGCGAAGGTCTGTCTGTAGCCAGTCGAGCTGTTCTCCGCCAGCACTGATCTCAGAGTTCAAGACATAGAAGCGCATCAGATCACGGCTGAAGTTGAGCGCGTAGTAGTTGTCCGGGGTGGTATCAAAGAGATTGTAGATGGTACTATTGCCGTTTCTCTCGTGGTTGCCCCGATGTGGAAGGATAGGAATGATGCGGCCATCATGGGTGATGGTTTGCTGCCAGTCATCCAGCCATTCATGCCACTCGACGGAGATGTCTTGGTTGATCATGTCGCCAGTGAAGGCGACGAAGAGCGGGCGAAGCTTGGAAACGAGGCGGTTGGCTTGTTGACGAGGTTCCCGGAAGTTTCGTGAATCGCCTCCTGCGCAGAAGCTGAATGGTTTCTGTTCTGTTGCGGCGGTCTGGAAGTAATAGCGGTTGCTGGTGCCTGACTGGTCTTGGATGACGAAGTAGTACTTGGTGTCTGGCTGGAGTTTTTCCAAGCGGACGAAACAATTGCGCATGTCGAAGTGTTTGATCTCGCGGTCGACGGACTTTTTAAAGGTATACTTGGAGGCGTCTGTGCCGTGGTCCTGGGTGTCGTAGTAGACTGTGCCAGCCTCGCCGGAGATTTGCTCCCAGGCTACTGTGGCTGTCGTGGCAGGGTCATTAACCCAAGTAATGCGGTAGCGGCGGGTAGCGGATGGGGTGCCGCCATCACTGTTTGGTAGAATGAATGCCGCACGGAGGCTGTACTCGGCTTTCTTATCCAGCTGGCTGCCTACCGCGATGTGGTAGGTGGCGCCAGGGACGAGTTTAGGATCTGAGTTTGCATCGATGGTGACTAGCTCGTTGGCTCCTTGTACGAAGGGGCGGAAGTCCCAGTGATCTCTGGTAGGTTTTCCATCCTTGCGGATATAGAGGTCCGTGTCCTGATCTGGCTTTACGTTTGCCAGTGAGACCTCAAGCCCTTCTGCGTTTTCTGGTACTTGGATCGTGTAATGGACAAGACGTGACTTGTTGACGGCGTCTCTGACGGAGATTCCGTTATTCAGAGGTGTCTGGGCAGAGACGTTTACGCTGAGTAGCGTAAAGACTGCCGCAGAGATCGTGAGGAAATGACTGCGTTTCATGTGAGTAGAGATGGTGAGGTGAGGTTGGGGAGCATGTGTGCCCCCATCCATACGTCACAAGATAGCGTATTTTAACGAGATATTATAAGTAATTTGCGCATGATTTATGTGGTCCTGCGTCCATGCTCTATTTTGAGGCGTATCAACGGGCACAAAAAAATGTGGTCAGGAGGCCTGACCACATGAGGTTATCAAAGAGTTCCTAGCTTACGATCTGCAGAGATTACTGCGCACTGCGGTTGACCAGCATGTTCAGATCGAAACTGATGTCCGAGCTGGAGGTGTTCTGGTTGTGGATCTCCACAGCAATGAGGTTGTTTCCTTCTACCAGAAGGCTGCTGGCGACATTCACGGTTTCGGTGGAGTTGTCAGCGGAGAAGGTGGAAGTTCCTGTCTGGTAGTTGATCGGGCCGGATGGCAGCAGTGAGGTTCTGTGAACTTCTGTGCCGTTGATGTAGATCACCGCGGCATCGTCATAAAGAAGGTCGAACTGAATGCCGGTAATGTTACTGACATTTGTGATGTTCACTTCTTTACGGAAGTAATAAGTGATGTGGCTTCCTTGAAGGGTAGTGCTTTCATCACCGTCGCCATAACCAAGCTGGGCGCTGCCGGATGGCCAGGTCTCAGTAACGCCGGGTTGACGCCATGCTGTACCTTGATCTGAACCGTCGTCCTTGTAGTTCCAGCTAGCGCCGTTGGAGAAAATGGTTTCGTCCGTGGTGCTCGGCGGAGGAGTTTCTCCAGAGCGAGTGGTCAGCATTTGCAGGTCGAAGCTGATGTCCGAGCTCGTGGTAGAGCGGTTGTGCACTTCTACTGCGATGAGGTTGGCTCCCTCTACGAGGAGACTTGGGCTGACGCTGAAGTTCTCCGTGGCGTTGTCACTGGAAGTAGCAGTTGATGGAGTATTGTAACTGAAGTTAGTTCCGGCATCCATGGTGGCGGTGCGGTGCACTTCGGTACCGTTGATGTAGATGATGGCTCCATCATCAAAGAGCAGACTGAAGTCGAGGTCGGTCACGTCAGCAACATTCGTGATGTTGATTTCCTTGCGGAAGTAGTAGGTGAGGTGGCTGCTCTGCAGAGTGGTCGTTTCATCACTATCGCCGTAGCCAAGTTGAGCACTGCCAGAAGGCCAAGTCTCAGTGACCCCGGATTGACGCCATGCGGTGCCTTGGTCGGAGCCGTCATCCTTGTAGTTCCAGGAGGAACCGAAGGCGATGGTCGTTTCCTGGTTACCAGGATTAGGGTTGCCGCCTGTGCTGTCGTCACCCGGAACGGAGAGAACGGTGCCGGAGGCTGGAGTCCAGAGCTGAAGGTTGCTCGGGATGGCGAACGGGTCGGCATCTGTGTTGCTACCAGTGTTGGCTTCCTGGCTGTTTACTACCACAGTACGCAGGTCGATACGGTCGGAGTATACCTGTACCCAGTCGAAGCTGTTGAAGGAGCCCGCAGCAAGAGTCCAGTTCTTGCTGTCGTCTGCTGAGCGGAGTGGAGCACCCCAGCAGCCTTCACCTGTGTAGACGGTAGCATTTGGGTCAGAGGAGGAAACCGCGATGAATCCTTCGTCACTACCTGCACCAGTGGAGGGCATGAGTGGACCTGTACGCTTAACGACGTGGGAGTCAGACTCGAAGACGAGGTCCATGCCGTGGTCGTAGAAGAGCTGAGCCCAGTTGTTGTATTCGTCAGAACCTTCGGATTTGCCTGACTGGTGTGGGCGCATTGGTTTGTGGTAGCCAGCACAGAGGTGGCGTGTGGTGCCGCTGTTGCTGTTCAAGTCGTTCTGCAACCAGCTGAGCTGGGTGCCGCCTGCACTGACCTCTGAGTTGAGGACATAGAAGCGCATGAGATCGCCACCGATGTTCAGTGCGTAGTAGTTGTTAGAGGTGGTGTCGAAGATGTTGTAGACAGTCTGGTTGCCACCACTCTCGTGGTTACCACGGTGAGGGAGGATTGGGAAGATGCGGCCATCAGAAGTGATCGTCTCTTGCCAGTCATCCAGCCACTCCTGCCATTCTACGGCAACATCACTGTTGATCATGTCGCCGGTGAAGGCAACGAAGAGTGGCCGAAGCTTGCCAACAAGGCGGTTGGCCTGCTGGCGTGGAGTACGGTTGTTACGGGAGTCACCGCCAGCACAGAAAGTAAATGGTTGAGCTGTGGCCGGAGCGGTGCGGAAGTAGTAACGGTCACTGACGCCTGAGTTGTCTTCGATGACGAAGTAGTAGTTGGTGTCAGGGGTGAGGCCGCTGAGGCGTGCGAAGCTGTTATTCATGCCGTGGTAGGAAACCTGGCGGTCGACAGTCTTGCTGAAAGAGTAGTTTGCAACCGTGGTGCCGTGATCGCTTGTGTCAAAGTGAACGGTGCCTGCGCTGCCAGCGACCTGCTCCCAGCCGATAGTGGCTGTGGTGGACGGGTCAGTTACCCAAGTGACACGGAGACGGCGTACGTCTGCTGCACCGCCAGGATTGCCGCCACCATTAGGATTGGTGACTGTCGCGGTCAGGGTATAGCCGGCAGAGCCCTTGTCTGCCGTGTGGATGCCGATGTGGTAGGTAGCTCCAGGGGCAAGCACCGGGTTGGAGTTGGCATCGACAGTAACGGACTCGTTACTGCTGTTTTGGTATGGGCGGAAGTCCCAGTTACTAGTAGTAGGGTTAGCTCCCTGACGGATGTAAAGGTCAGCATCCTTATTGTTCGTGCCGACGAGGTCGACTTGAAGACCTGTGCTGGTGGATGGAACTTGGATGGTGTAGTAGTTCCAGTTGTTCTTACGAACTGAGTCTGTGACTGTGGAGCCACTCGTCAGTGAGGTTTGTGCTGCCGCTACTGCTGTTAGGCAGGCGAAGCTACCGATCATAGCCGGTATCAGGTTTGTTTGTTTGTTCATTATGGTGTTATCATGTTCATTGCCCTGTGATGAGACTTCAGGCAGTGATTTACTGCGATGGGGTGCAGCAAAAGGGGTAGATGCATAGGGATGATGTTACTTTCAAATAGCTGAGTATGTGAGCGATAATCCAGATGCGTCGTTCTTTGAGAGGGGTTTGTATCATTAGAGAGGAGGTATACAAAGTGACGAAAGTGTTGGAATGATCTGTCTATCTGATTGTGACAGAGTTGATTGAGGTTTTTTGTGTGACATGTTCTAGTGTAAGTGTCTCGTGTTCAGCGAGGTGAGTGGTTAGAGGGGGGCTCGGGGTGAGTGGGGTGTCCTGTTTCGACTTGTTAGATAGGGCTCTGTGACAATTTTCAGTCTTGACCAGATGAGTAACTTCGAGCGCTAAACTCAGTGAGAAATCTCCGAAAGGCGGAGGGTGTGGGTGAGTATGATGTTCTCCTCAAGGTCACGCACGGTGAAGGTGGCGCTGGGATCCTCGGACCATTGGAAAGTAATGGATGCGTAGCTGTGTTTTGCGTGGGCTACTTGAGTTCTGTACAGGTTTGGTAGATGATCCTCGTCCTGGTTGATGCCGGCATGGGTCCATTCGTGGACGGGGTAGGAGAGGAGGTCATTGCGCTGAG encodes:
- a CDS encoding fibronectin type III domain-containing protein, giving the protein MKRSHFLTISAAVFTLLSVNVSAQTPLNNGISVRDAVNKSRLVHYTIQVPENAEGLEVSLANVKPDQDTDLYIRKDGKPTRDHWDFRPFVQGANELVTIDANSDPKLVPGATYHIAVGSQLDKKAEYSLRAAFILPNSDGGTPSATRRYRITWVNDPATTATVAWEQISGEAGTVYYDTQDHGTDASKYTFKKSVDREIKHFDMRNCFVRLEKLQPDTKYYFVIQDQSGTSNRYYFQTAATEQKPFSFCAGGDSRNFREPRQQANRLVSKLRPLFVAFTGDMINQDISVEWHEWLDDWQQTITHDGRIIPILPHRGNHERNGNSTIYNLFDTTPDNYYALNFSRDLMRFYVLNSEISAGGEQLDWLQTDLRSHSSKTRHLVAGYHKPMRPVVAAKKEGTDEYDHWAPLFYLHGVDLVFESDSHAVKRTKPVRPFNGEGSTEGFIESSNDPKATVYTGEGCWGAPLRAAQDLKPWIAAAGTFNSFDWTHVHKDRIELRTVKVSAKEAKVGQNTDETPFNIPANLELWEPESGTVLTVPGD
- a CDS encoding fibronectin type III domain-containing protein; translation: MNKQTNLIPAMIGSFACLTAVAAAQTSLTSGSTVTDSVRKNNWNYYTIQVPSTSTGLQVDLVGTNNKDADLYIRQGANPTTSNWDFRPYQNSSNESVTVDANSNPVLAPGATYHIGIHTADKGSAGYTLTATVTNPNGGGNPGGAADVRRLRVTWVTDPSTTATIGWEQVAGSAGTVHFDTSDHGTTVANYSFSKTVDRQVSYHGMNNSFARLSGLTPDTNYYFVIEDNSGVSDRYYFRTAPATAQPFTFCAGGDSRNNRTPRQQANRLVGKLRPLFVAFTGDMINSDVAVEWQEWLDDWQETITSDGRIFPILPHRGNHESGGNQTVYNIFDTTSNNYYALNIGGDLMRFYVLNSEVSAGGTQLSWLQNDLNSNSGTTRHLCAGYHKPMRPHQSGKSEGSDEYNNWAQLFYDHGMDLVFESDSHVVKRTGPLMPSTGAGSDEGFIAVSSSDPNATVYTGEGCWGAPLRSADDSKNWTLAAGSFNSFDWVQVYSDRIDLRTVVVNSQEANTGSNTDADPFAIPSNLQLWTPASGTVLSVPGDDSTGGNPNPGNQETTIAFGSSWNYKDDGSDQGTAWRQSGVTETWPSGSAQLGYGDSDETTTLQSSHLTYYFRKEINITNVADVTDLDFSLLFDDGAIIYINGTEVHRTATMDAGTNFSYNTPSTATSSDNATENFSVSPSLLVEGANLIAVEVHNRSTTSSDISFDLQMLTTRSGETPPPSTTDETIFSNGASWNYKDDGSDQGTAWRQPGVTETWPSGSAQLGYGDGDESTTLQGSHITYYFRKEVNITNVSNITGIQFDLLYDDAAVIYINGTEVHRTSLLPSGPINYQTGTSTFSADNSTETVNVASSLLVEGNNLIAVEIHNQNTSSSDISFDLNMLVNRSAQ